The Papilio machaon chromosome 3, ilPapMach1.1, whole genome shotgun sequence genome window below encodes:
- the LOC106712254 gene encoding E3 ubiquitin-protein ligase UBR5 isoform X9: MSSMHFVVHPLPGTEDQLIDRLKEVSERWNRYGTGAGSSALSTLRGVRAVTAGPAHIACLLDDGTICRAAFSIIPDRLDLSKADASKNGGNGGGGSGGGGTSGGKQGGSSGGCGSRQQPRTRARIMRNSIRAAPSSQGSTSRATGVIIGASSSGRVVSVPAPFVPEDLVTQAQVVLQGKSRSLIIRELQRTNLDVNLAVNNLLSRDDEEGEEPEGGEGGDGYVPEDLISLLDSGFHATQQDHSVIIDADAMFSEDIFGYATIRSRNGGGGSGSGGGRAGASREGSSSTQERPSEFSRWRDRQYFGPRRWLESALRDTSWDKDGVDNKKKDSAMSASPLWVSEELEYWDSNIRFTHIAATYSELIAVSSLGQLHQWRWADAHPYQRNDCSSSNSLYHPRGNWLGMMSGERIVNISAAGIRVSVLTDTGRIATFLDESIAHAPGAARLEHPLQTFTEFGSDKAVSLHACSLYTVAKLDSGALYWWGVLPLGQRARLWEKHRARSRKQQRGHSSATPQDLQAGQNVTMKNAPMYQPGAIGFNMSSGVPKVGVLQNAAWNLSDMCRFKLLPPPQLDRSISDKDKRDIQNQSPLTVSSVKASSSGGSGKDSGKDSNKDMADRLDMPPPPSPASSTCSDTSTSHKRAKRVTVRGEEGSSNDGSKRDEEEWPLKEVVFLEDVKSVPLGRVLKVDGAYAAVRFPTMGKDGKEVLPSTTDDWTTVLQDCRLVRKDDLVAVKWGAGSGSGSRGPDCLQRSPRKVALPPELQVITIAVDSRGVHAVVKRPGGALAYAVYAVGATRALTDSVFPTDHEALLGHTNGAGIQLATAAEGSEAVVVMADGNGALYPIARDCVGMVREPPPLNLPPARALTAHALPLQPHGAAHSHHAALKSQVALIIIVPEPQLMMPRVLRCDLEGVRQLLHLLEADNNKQQILSILQERCDGNRNILHACVHMCAPTSNKEPDIVENSSMPNVASGTSGSGNNTDEAVPAISWPPETFEASGDEDSLMGLTNNSKISNGGANGGGAVSADPAERRGNALAALRALCESPVLQPYLMQLLLAKDGMGQTPLMAAVAERAYRAALVLLDAIRSCPEADEAQRSDAIFPPNAHPDHSPLLVLCCNDTCSFTWTGQEHINQDIFECKTCGLTGSLCCCTECAKVCHKGHDCKLKRTSPTAYCDCWEKCRCKALVGGNWAARCDLLARLARDTQLATHFNSRGESILLFLVQTVGRQAVEQRQFRAGGGRGRAPRKQPGSDAEVDTPDHDLEPPRFARRALLHLLGDWAAVEAAVMCGATASEPEGRPGSPSLNQSGTTLLDKFTHALIVKCTNEMLDTLLHTLMREQQNEAVPGRAERAREVARRFVRSVARIFVIFSVEMAPGAAKKRGPLSITSSLVRCRRVFAALVALAVEELVEAADALLAPVRLGVVRPTAPFPLATTYVDLVNGSEDLFGVEPLSTGHTRLGHSRRESNTGGGRGAAAGGASMGGSALAPDRASTPVATEYADDVAEAPSLGGDDDASETDEPAMAAADPTPDAQHDDAMGERGQEQHVVVENGTERAEGGESESELDLLAEVETESDSDDQDNAESAQRSVQTRATQGSDAGIASLLMYPEDESGDSTQPEDEDSEAGETDEQDGEAEPPLHDGEPLERRAAPPARPNLAPHSMQWAIRSREPTRGTTSSAGGVRLTGSSSLVFIDPASLRRSAAAAAAGAHDPHSTSTTASFLARAFGIVIRQIADLLWEYERITLPLPRLVPLAYREALRLQCYLERQLKPTWDWLVTVMDATEAQLRFGASLTSNNAGSAAAEHSRTNATTTRRTTSFTSPATRIIGFSEGPRGRDRDQGVEAGSARREFLAYCLSLLRAHSAEHAEQLPVLDVAALKHVAYVLDALIYYMRAAQPQPHHHPHLWTADENENEEGDEEMVVGGGGTNESDGEGDGARGRTHAFFQRSDSTLCLGCPPPDPFNMTMQDALPLADQPQLLQPNARREDLFGMPRQPVTLPPADDANTGAANPLEVVPRRLGLSSRGAERGWSPPARPASAPPAHTHTMARDEPQDLSCAKDTVTKMDTGSDGEYPSDSDSDEARQIQRKKHHRHPHASTSGSSSRQDRQEAAPPSEFHTLVDTACSIIDAPHQQNIALPKPGVSGSVHEPRPSTSRSPGKTVIVRAGELLSVADPLESQEISAHVTVETTGLTTAPLLPTQVLNAPAQARTCPSLGATVSHDLLLGRWRLSLDLFGRVFTEDVGLEPGSVVAELGGFPVKEVKFRRDMEKLRNSQQKDLTLHKMERDRAKLLQQTFAELNSAFAGQNRRAHSAQPPLAVNRVKVTFRDEPGEGSGVARSFYTSVAEALLANEKLPPLESTSGSGLNSNASNGTSGSSGANAGASANTGTRSSGAGRARAKDTARRVPGRAAPRPPTAREPRRVLSVDARPYSPQAAPGTEGAGYSGDRPGGHNEHLTLHQAQLGERLYPRVHSLHPTFAGKITGMLLELTPAQLLVLLASEDALRQKVREAMDLIVMNPSEAILDLDVFSLSERGGGVGGGGGAALGAGSSAAAADDAAPLFYSPGKRGYYSPRQGRATSERINAFRNVGRIIGLCLLQNELCPMFLNRHVLKYILARPIRFHDLAFFDPVVYESLRQLVADAENGDSHSLFAALDLNFSLEMCEEEGGGCVELVPGGREIEVTALNVYDYVRKYAQHRMLHSQEKALESIRVGVLDVLPESSLEGLTAEDLRLLLNGVGDINVAALVSYTSFNDESGEPPERLVRFKRWLWAIVDKMTHLERQDLVYFWTGSPALPASEEGFQPMPSVTIRPADDAHLPTANTCISRLYIPLYSSRHVLKHKLLLAIKTKNFGFV; this comes from the exons GCGTGGTGTGCGAGCCGTGACCGCCGGCCCCGCCCACATCGCTTGCCTACTTGACGACGGCACGATATGCCGCGCCGCATTCTCCATCATCCCCGACAGGCTCGACTTGAGCAAAGCGGACGCCAGCAAGAACGGTGGGAATGGAGGTGGAGGAAGTGGGGGAGGTGGGACTAGTGGGGGGAAACAAGGCGGCAGCAGTGGCGGCTGCGGCTCTAGACAACAGCCGCGGACTAGGGCTCGCATCATGAGAAACTCAATTCGTGCTGCACCCAGTTCACAAG GGTCTACGAGTCGTGCCACTGGTGTAATTATAGGCGCATCTAGCTCCGGGCGAGTCGTGTCCGTTCCGGCGCCTTTTGTACCGGAGGATTTGGTAACACAGGCTCAAGTTGTTCTTCAAGGAAAAAGTCGCAGTCTCATTATACGAGAATTGCAG CGTACAAACCTGGACGTGAACCTAGCCGTAAACAACTTGCTGTCCCGCGACGATGAGGAGGGCGAGGAGCCAGAGGGTGGCGAGGGCGGCGACGGCTACGTGCCAGAGGACCTCATCTCGCTGCTCGACAGCGGCTTCCACGCCACGCAGCAGGACCATTCCGTCATAATCGACGCCGATGCGATGTTCTCCGAGGACATCTTCGGGTACGCGACTATCAGAAG TCGTAACGGGGGCGGCGGCAGTGGCAGTGGTGGTGGACGCGCGGGCGCCAGCCGCGAGGGCAGTAGCTCCACGCAGGAGCGGCCCTCGGAGTTCAGCAGGTGGCGCGATCGTCAGTACTTCGGCCCAAGGAGGTGGCTCGAATCCGCTCTGAGAGATACATCGTGGGATAAAGATGGAG TTGACAACAAGAAAAAAGATTCTGCAATGAGCGCGTCGCCGCTGTGGGTGTCCGAGGAACTGGAGTACTGGGACAGCAATATCCGCTTCACGCACATTGCGGCCACCTACAGTGAGCTCATCGCAGTCTCCAGCCTCGGCCAGCTGCACCAGTGGCGCTGGGCTGACGCGCATCCTTACCAGCGCAATGAC TGCTCCAGTTCTAACAGTCTGTACCACCCGCGCGGCAACTGGCTCGGCATGATGTCGGGAGAGCGTATCGTCAACATTAGCGCCGCTGGCATTCGAGTTTCCGTGCTCACTGACACAGGCAGAATTGCCACCTTCCTCGATGAGTCTATTG cTCACGCACCGGGCGCCGCTCGCTTGGAGCATCCTCTGCAAACGTTCACGGAGTTTGGCAGTGACAAGGCTGTGTCTCTGCACGCCTGCTCGCTCTACACTGTGGCCAAACTGGACTCTGGAGCTCTCTACTGGTG GGGCGTACTTCCACTGGGCCAGCGCGCTCGCCTGTGGGAGAAGCACCGCGCACGCTCCCGCAAGCAGCAGCGCGGCCACTCGTCCGCGACGCCGCAGGACCTGCAGGCGGGACAAAACGTCACCATGAAGAACGCGCCCATGTACCAGCCCGGCGCTATAG GTTTCAACATGTCCTCGGGTGTGCCGAAAGTGGGCGTGTTGCAAAATGCGGCCTGGAACCTATCGGATATGTGCCGCTTCAAGTTGCTGCCACCGCCTCAGCTTGACCGCTCCATCTCAGATAAAGACAAGAGAGATATTCAG AATCAATCTCCGCTGACTGTGTCCTCCGTGAAAGCGTCCTCTTCCGGCGGAAGTGGCAAGGATAGTGGCAAGGACAGCAATAAGGATATGGCGGACCGCCTGGACATGCCACCGCCGCCCAGCCCCGCCTCTTCTACTTGCAGTGACACCAGCACTTCACACA AACGTGCTAAACGTGTGACCGTTCGTGGTGAGGAAGGTTCTTCCAACGATGGCTCCAAACGTGACGAGGAAGAGTGGCCATTGAAGGAAGTAGTCTTTCTCGAGGATGTGAAGAGCGTGCCATTGGGCCGCGTGCTCAAGGTTGACGGAGCTTACGCGGCAGTGCGGTTCCCGACTATGGGCAAGGACGGCAAGGAGGTGCTGCCCTCCACCACTGATGACTGGACGACCGTGCTTCAAGACTGCCGGCTCGTACGCAAAGATGATTTGGTAGCGGTGAAGTGGGGCGCGGGAAGTGGATCTGGGTCCCGCGGACCGGACTGCCTGCAGCGCTCGCCCAGGAAGGTCGCTCTTCCACCTGAGTTGCAAGTTATTACCATCGCA GTTGACAGTCGCGGGGTGCACGCCGTAGTGAAGCGACCGGGCGGCGCGTTGGCGTACGCCGTATACGCGGTGGGCGCGACTCGTGCGCTTACTGACAGCGTCTTCCCCACTGACCACGAGGCATTGCTCGGTCACACCAACGGAGCCGGTATTCAGCTCGCCACTGCCGCAGAA GGTAGCGAGGCGGTGGTGGTGATGGCGGACGGCAACGGCGCGCTGTACCCCATCGCGCGCGACTGTGTAGGCATGGTGCGCGAGCCACCGCCGCTCAACCTGCCGCCCGCGCGCGCACTCACCGCACACGCGTTGCCGCTGCAGCCGCATGGCGCCGCGCACTCGCACCACGCTGCGCTCAAGTCACAG GTGGCgcttataataatagtaccAGAGCCACAGCTGATGATGCCGCGTGTGCTGCGCTGCGATTTGGAAGGTGTGCGCCAGCTGCTGCATCTACTCGAAGCGGACAACAACA AACAACAAATACTTTCCATCCTTCAAGAACGGTGTGATGGCAACAGGAATATACTACATGCTTGTGTGCACATGTGTGCACCTACATCAAACAAAGAACCCGATATAG TAGAAAATTCTTCGATGCCGAACGTAGCGAGCGGCACTAGTGGCAGCGGAAACAATACCGATGAAGCTGTGCCAGCTATTTCTTGGCCCCCAGAAACATTCGAGGCTTCCGGCGATGAAGACAGTTTAATGGGACTTACTAATAACAG TAAAATATCGAATGGCGGGGCGAACGGCGGCGGTGCGGTGAGCGCTGACCCGGCGGAGCGGCGCGGCAACGCGCTGGCCGCCCTGCGCGCGCTCTGCGAGAGCCCAGTCCTGCAGCCCTACCTCATGCAGCTGCTCCTTGCTAA GGACGGAATGGGCCAAACGCCGTTGATGGCGGCCGTGGCGGAGCGTGCGTACCGCGCGGCGCTCGTGCTGCTGGACGCGATCAGGTCGTGCCCCGAAGCGGACGAGGCGCAACGCTCCGATGCCATCTTCCCGCCCAACGCGCACCCTGACCACTCGCCGCTCCTCGTGCTCTGTTGCAACGACACCTGCAGCTTTACCTGGACAGGACAGGAACATATCAATCAG gATATATTTGAATGCAAGACTTGTGGTCTCACTGGTTCGCTTTGCTGCTGCACTGAATGCGCGAAG GTTTGCCACAAAGGACACGACTGCAAGCTGAAGCGCACGTCGCCGACTGCGTACTGTGACTGCTGGGAGAAGTGCCGCTGCAAGGCGCTGGTGGGCGGCAACTGGGCTGCGCGCTGCGACCTCCTCGCCAGGCTCGCTAGGGACACGCAGCTCGCCACGCATTTTAACTCCAG GGGCGAGTCGATCCTGCTGTTCCTGGTGCAGACGGTAGGGCGGCAGGCGGTGGAGCAGCGTCAGTTCCGCGCTGGCGGAGGGCGGGGTCGCGCGCCGCGCAAGCAGCCCGGCTCCGACGCTGAGGTGGACACGCCCGACCACGACCTCGAGCCGCCGCGGTTCGCAAGACGCGCTCTGCTACATCTACtgg gTGATTGGGCTGCTGTGGAAGCGGCTGTTATGTGTGGCGCCACCGCCTCGGAGCCTGAAGGCCGGCCCGGCAGCCCCTCGCTTAACCAGTCCGGAACCACGCTCCTCGACAAGTTCACACACGCACTCATCGTTAAGTGTACCAATGAA ATGCTAGACACGTTGCTGCACACGCTAATGCGCGAGCAGCAGAATGAGGCGGTGCCGGGACGGGCGGAGCGCGCGCGCGAGGTGGCGCGCCGCTTCGTGCGCTCCGTCGCTAGGATCTTCGTCATATTCAGTGTCGAGATGGCACCAGGCGCAGCCAAGAAGAGAGG GCCACTTTCGATCACATCCTCGTTGGTCCGGTGCCGGCGTGTATTCGCTGCGCTAGTAGCACTTGCCGTGGAGGAGCTGGTGGAGGCAGCCGACGCCCTGCTCGCGCCGGTCCGGCTTGGCGTGGTGCGCCCCACTGCCCCCTTCCCACTTGCCACAACCTACGTCGATCTTGTTAATGGCAGCGAGGATTTGTTTGGAGTCGAGCCCCTATCTACAGGACACACTCGGCTCGGACACAGTCGCAG gGAATCAAACACCGGCGGAGGCCGCGGGGCAGCCGCAGGCGGTGCTTCAATGGGCGGATCAGCGCTGGCTCCTGACAGAGCCTCCACGCCCGTCGCCACTGAATACGCAGATGATGTGGCCGAAGCGCCCTCCCTGGGTGGTGACGACGATGCCTCCGAGACCGACGAGCCTGCCATGGCGGCAGCCGACCCCACCCCGGACGCACAACACGATGATGCAATGGGCGAAAG agGGCAAGAACAACATGTAGTCGTTGAAAACGGCACGGAGCGCGCGGAGGGCGGCGAAAGCGAGAGCGAGCTGGATCTGCTGGCCGAGGTGGAGACAGAGAGTGACTCCGATGACCAGGACAATGCCGAGTCCGCGCAGCGCAGCGTGCAAACTCGCGCCACACAGGGTTCTGATGCCG GTATAGCATCGCTGCTAATGTATCCAGAGGACGAGAGCGGGGACTCAACGCAGCCGGAGGACGAGGACTCGGAGGCGGGCGAGACCGACGAGCAGGACGGCGAGGCCGAGCCTCCGCTGCACGACGGCGAGCCGCTCgagcgccgcgccgcgccgcctgCGCGCCCCAACCTCGCGCCGCACTCCATGCAATGGGCGATACG ATCGCGCGAGCCGACGCGCGGCACGACAAGCAGCGCAGGCGGGGTGCGGCTGACGGGCAGCTCCTCGCTGGTGTTCATCGACCCCGCCTCGCTGCGACGTTCTGCCGCTGCGGCAGCTGCTGGCGCACACGACCCGCACTCCACATCTACCACCGCTTCCTTCTTGGCACGAGCGTTCG gTATTGTCATCCGTCAAATCGCGGATCTACTGTGGGAGTATGAACGTATAACTCTGCCGTTACCGCGCCTGGTGCCTCTGGCCTACCGCGAGGCGCTGCGCCTGCAGTGTTACCTCGAACGACAACTCAAGCCCACTTGGGACTGGCTCGTTACCGTTATGGACGCTACAGAAGCTCAGTTGAG ATTCGGCGCTTCATTGACTTCGAACAACGCGGGCTCTGCGGCAGCGGAACACAGCCGCACCAACGCCACCACCACCCGCCGCACCACCTCTTTCACCTCGCCCGCCACGCGCATCATCGGCTTCTCGGAGGGACCGCGCGGCCGGGATAGAGACCAAG GTGTGGAGGCAGGTAGCGCGCGGCGCGAGTTCCTGGCGTACTGCCTCTCGCTACTGCGCGCGCACAGCGCCGAGCACGCGGAGCAGCTGCCCGTGCTGGACGTGGCCGCGCTCAAGCACGTCGCGTACGTGCTTGACGCGCTCATATACTACATGCGAGCTGCGCAGCCGCAACCGCACCACCACCCACATTTATGGACAGCC GACGAAAATGAAAACGAGGAAGGCGACGAGGAGATGGTAGTGGGTGGCGGAGGCACCAATGAGTCTGACGGCGAGGGCGATGGCGCACGCGGCCGCACGCACGCCTTCTTCCAGCGTTCCGACTCCACGCTCTGTCTGGGATGTCCCCCGCCAGATCCTTTCAATA TGACAATGCAAGATGCACTGCCGCTGGCCGACCAGCCGCAGCTGCTGCAGCCCAACGCGCGCCGCGAGGACCTGTTCGGCATGCCGCGCCAGCCCGTCACCCTGCCGCCCGCCGACGACGCCAACACCGGCGCCGCAAATCCGCTTGAAG TGGTTCCTCGTCGGTTGGGTTTGTCGTCGCGCGGAGCTGAGCGCGGCTGGTCGCCGCCCGCGCGCCCCGCCTccgcgccgcccgcgcacACACACACCATGGCGCGCGACGAGCCGCAG GATTTATCCTGTGCTAAAGATACTGTAACAAAAATGGACACCGGAAGTGATGGTGAATATCCATCGGATTCTGATTCTGATGAAGCAAGACAAATCCAAAGGAAGAAACATCACAG GCATCCGCACGCGTCGACGTCTGGTAGCAGCTCGCGGCAGGACCGGCAGGAGGCGGCACCGCCATCGGAGTTCCACACGCTGGTGGACACCGCCTGCTCCATCATAGACGCGCCGCACCAGCAGAACATCGCACTGCCTAAACCgg GAGTGAGCGGATCTGTGCACGAGCCGCGGCCGTCCACCTCGCGCAGCCCCGGCAAGACTGTTATTGTACGTGCT gGCGAATTACTAAGTGTTGCCGATCCTTTAGAGTCGCAGGAGATATCTGCTCACGTGACAGTAGAGACGACCGGCCTCACCACGGCCCCCTTGTTACCTACACAAGTACTTAATGCACCTGCTCAAGC TCGCACTTGTCCGTCACTGGGAGCGACCGTGTCGCACGACCTGCTGTTAGGTCGGTGGCGGCTATCACTGGACCTGTTCGGGCGCGTGTTCACCGAGGACGTGGGCCTCGAGCCCGGCTCCGTGGTCGCCGAGCTCGGCGGCTTCCCAGTCAAGGAGGTCAAGTTCAGGCGCGACATGGAGAAGCTACGCAACTCACAGCAAAAAGATTTGACCCTGCATAAG ATGGAGCGTGATCGTGCGAAGCTACTGCAGCAGACATTCGCGGAGTTGAATAGCGCGTTCGCGGGGCAGAACCGCCGCGCGCACAGCGCACAGCCGCCGCTCGCCGTCAACCGTGTCAAGGTGACGTTCCGCGACGAACCCGGCGAGGGCAGCGGCGTCGCCAGGTCCTTCTACACCAGCGTCGCTGAG gCGCTACTAGCAAACGAGAAACTGCCTCCGCTGGAGTCGACCTCCGGCAGCGGACTCAACAGCAACGCGTCTAACGGCACCTCAGGCTCCAGCGGCGCCAATGCAGGCGCCAGCGCTAACACTGGAACAcg TAGTAGCGGTGCAGGCAGAGCGCGCGCTAAGGACACGGCGCGGCGGGTGCCGGGCAGAGCTGCGCCGCGGCCTCCCACCGCGCGCGAGCCGCGCCGCGTGCTCAGTGTCGATGCGAGGCCGTACTCACCACAG GCTGCACCGGGGACTGAGGGCGCGGGGTACAGTGGCGACCGGCCCGGCGGACACAACGAACATCTCACCCTGCATCAGGCACAACTCGGCGAAAGATTATATCCCAGA gTACATTCTCTCCATCCGACATTTGCGGGCAAAATCACTGGGATGCTGTTAGAATTGACACCTGCCCAACTTTTAGTACTACTTGCCAGTGAAGACGCATTGAGACAGAAAGTGCGAGAGGCCATGGACCTTATAGTTATGAATCCTTCTGAAGCGATACTAG ACCTGGACGTATTCTCGCTGTCGGAACGCGGCGGCGGTGTGGGCGGCGGCGGGGGCGCGGCACTGGGTGCTGGCTCGTCGGCGGCGGCTGCGGACGATGCGGCGCCACTCTTCTACTCGCCAGGCAAGCGCGGCTACTACTCGCCTCGGCAGGGACGCGCCACCTCGGAGCGCATCAACGCCTTTAGGAATGTCGGCAg AATCATCGGGCTGTGTCTGCTACAAAATGAACTGTGCCCAATGTTCCTCAATCGGCACGTGTTGAAATACATACTGGCCCGACCTATACGTTTCCACGATCTCGCGTTCTTCGACCCTGTCGTCTACGAGAGCTTGCGCCAACTCGTCGCCGACGCAGAGAATGGAGATTCTCATTCCTTGTTTGCAGCTCTCGATCTCAACTTTAG TTTGGAAATGTGTGAAGAAGAAGGCGGTGGTTGTGTGGAACTGGTACCCGGTGGCCGAGAAATCGAAGTGACCGCGCTCAACGTGTACGATTACGTGCGCAAGTACGCACAACATCGGATGCTGCACTCGCAGGAAAAAGCGCTCGAG TCGATCCGTGTGGGCGTATTGGATGTGTTACCCGAGTCCTCCTTGGAGGGCTTGACCGCTGAGGACCTGCGGCTCCTGCTGAACGGCGTGGGCGACATCAATGTGGCCGCGCTGGTCTCGTACACAAGCTTCAACGACGAGAGCGGCGAGCCTCCAGAGCGGCTCGTGAGGTTCAAACGTTGGCTCTGGGCCATCGTTGACAAAATGACTCATCTTGAACGACAGGATCTG GTGTACTTCTGGACGGGTTCGCCTGCGTTGCCGGCGTCGGAGGAGGGCTTCCAGCCAATGCCGTCGGTGACAATCCGGCCGGCTGACGACGCGCACCTGCCCACCGCCAACACGTGCATCTCGCGCCTCTACATCCCGCTCTACTCATCGCGACACGTACTCAAGCACAAGCTGCTGCTTgctataaaaactaaaaatttcgGCTTCGTGTAG